A genomic region of Venturia canescens isolate UGA chromosome 7, ASM1945775v1, whole genome shotgun sequence contains the following coding sequences:
- the garz gene encoding Golgi-specific brefeldin A-resistance guanine nucleotide exchange factor 1: MIRTTCPLGGLFVVEGEVGLLMTAMRRGVRWSSHSHQDEDQDVLMKGLSTLKEALNDARNLSALEPGVFLAPFLEIVRSEETTGPVTSLALSAVNKMISYGLIDHEHPAIGACVEAIADAVTHARFVGTDASGDGVVLMRILQVLRALVLSPAGDHLSDESICEIMLSCFRICFETRLSELLRRTAEHCLRDMVHHLFARLSQFADDTRVIPNMKKMRTNGMENSRGKLRKGKNVGKQKSLGGGVNKQTVDQNDEESETRLLSPVDRARADHLATTPVIPVGNIVDMQGSLDHGAPDKPNEEESSKVSSSNDSEKKQTSENNDDKKIEENPSQGAAKTEETSVGESSTVKEKLADSQETNKLEDSKASDPVEKCNKNIDKEIQSSNTTDDSKEPVDKKKDVISEKETGATSDNEKVSENVQSPVGSVEDLSLDDNTSIGSGNNNVKTPKIPMDSESQLEEYVNTQGVRFTPLQQLSPYGALCVRELFRFLVSLCSPLDKQNTEIMMHLGLSLLQVALEIAADSLANFPSLLSLAKDELCRNLILQLGTDRLSILAADLQVSFLLFESQREHLKFQLEHYILKLMEIVDSDSNRITYEQRELALEAIVRIWRVPGLPAELYLNYDCGLYSTNLYEDLMKLLSKNASALMGSMYSIQFISLEAIISLVVGIEARCKGYRDLCKPSRHQNTEPLPTRSELLSTKASKRWLALGTEKFNENPREGIAKLTEHGLLSTVPGGPSDPEKIAKLLRENPMLDKKAIGEYISRKENKTILNCFVQNFDFHNTRIDQALRQYLESFRLPGEAPVISLLLEKFADHWHDSNGRPFASADAAFTLAYAVIMLNVDQHNYNAKRQSIPMTAEEFKRNLKKVDGGADFDQDMLDEIYTSIKGEEIVMPAEQTGLVKENYLWKVLLRRGASRESIYLKVGNSGEFVDKELAERAWAPIISALCRAYDKAPDRSLQRRVAQTFLSCASISSYYAMSSDLDTLVVSLCKFTGLATGGEPEQIVLHLGGSGRCQLAARTLFKITHLYGNGLRSSWKNIIDSLQTLHKARLLPKAMTEGEDFLETGGRVSLIREPTTPKAPPVEQGILSSLYSYIALETTRPPHPAEAMTRKRATDCIANCYLKQIIEESKFLEVDSLRSLIGALVSVNPHDEDISVFILELLLDVTIQNRDRVMCVWPIVQAHLDGLLTTAARENHPYLLERVAVGMLRLAIRLLRGEEFAWTVLPPLMPITLLPSATTPPLSRQIAYGLFELLKTGAANIHSSEDWKVVFALLECAGAGALQPKQQQNATGANNNVSNNSAEETSAPSARTSVLDQRPVSPIPEWVLVSPTGTEAPLPVAADTIILDRDLQPHDPVALAKCCESLVFLVRDVAHVTPFNFELCIRCVRTFGEAVLQNNSTTKRGRVNSSVGDTATNPAYQQAPLQLLDLMHTLHTRTAQIFNWWAEENGQKSDEIASLWPQAWKPLLQGIARLCSDSRRPVRASAITFLQSTLLAHDLAQLTAIEWSQCLEQVLFPLLAQLLDPVAPNDPSGIEETRVRAAMLLSKVFLHHLTPLLTLPGFLPLWLTVLDLLRAYMHADNSELLFEAIPESLKNMLLVMSSTNVLTPTSSLWEPTWRTINAFLPNLRSELFPEPSNVENSPINQASSDSRPKSPQGPVISLVEQEQPAFQNSIAPQPEIPRQRLNDCGGSSNYIPINITSCAPEIGTSTGLPAIPVLLSNVGTQEETSRSQETANSQIMDIPKPEAPQDVTEPRVISLLGQEQPSFTGQIALQPEMFQESSRVLGNSVNFSSPTDHGGNLSYPNASSLPSDVLESKEHQQVVNLLNQPPPSVSSPVAVQPTAQSFDFYRIAEHSPDSSILMKTPDRQAWDTPVVETLPDNQKFRDLEISSEYVNDPVASEHLTKSTFEIQTEDSKVSTVTAPSASSVTTTMFNSAAYFSEDPAADRLFVVTNP; the protein is encoded by the exons ATGATCAGAACGACGTGTCCACTCGGCGGACTCTTCGTCGTCGAGGGTGAAGTTGGACTTCTAATGACGGCTATGCGACGAGGGGTACGATGGTCCTCTCATTCTCACCAG GATGAGGATCAAGATGTGCTGATGAAAGGATTGTCAACATTGAAGGAAGCTCTTAACGACGCAAGGAACTTGTCCGCTCTAGAGCCAGGTGTCTTTCTTGCCCCATTCCTCGAAATTGTCAGATCCGAAGAAACCACTGGACCTGTCACTAGTCTAGCTCTTTCCGCTGTCAACAAAATGATATCCTATGGTCTTATCG ATCACGAGCATCCAGCGATTGGTGCTTGTGTCGAGGCGATTGCAGATGCAGTAACCCACGCGAGATTCGTAGGGACAGACGCATCTGGCGATGGTGTCGTTCTTATGAGGATACTGCAAGTACTACGAGCTCTTGTGCTCTCTCCTGCAGGCGATCACTTGTCGGATGAGAGTATTTGCGAAATTATGCTCAGTTGTTTCAGAATATGCTTTGAAACTCGTCTCAGCG AATTACTACGTCGAACAGCGGAGCACTGTTTGCGCGACATGGTGCACCATTTGTTTGCGCGCCTCTCTCAGTTCGCAGACGACACTCGGGTAATTCCGAATATGAAGAAAATGCGAACGAACGGGATGGAAAATTCGAGAGGAAAGTTGAGGAAGGGAAAGAACGTTGGAAAGCAAAAGTCGCTGGGTGGTGGGGTTAATAAACAAACGGTGGATCAGAACGATGAAGAGAGTGAGACGCGGCTGTTGAGTCCGGTGGATCGTGCGCGGGCGGACCATTTGGCCACAACACCGGTGATACCAGTCGGTAATATCGTGGACATGCAAGGATCTTTGGACCACGGAGCTCCTGACAAGCCGAACGAAGAAGAATCGTCAAAAGTTTCATCGAGTAACGATTCggaaaagaaacaaacgaGCGAGAACAACGATGATaagaaaatcgaggaaaacCCGTCGCAGGGGGCTGCGAAAACGGAGGAAACTTCTGTCGGAGAATCTTCAacggtgaaagaaaaattggccGATTCGCAGGAAACGAACAAGCTCGAAGACTCGAAAGCTTCGGACCCTGTTGAGAAatgcaacaaaaatattgacAAAGAAATCCAATCTTCAAATACGACAGACGATTCCAAGGAGCCGGTGGACAAAAAGAAAGATGTTATATCCGAGAAAGAGACTGGAGCAACGAGCGACAACGAAAAAGTAAGCGAAAACGTTCAGTCGCCGGTTGGAAGCGTAGAGGACTTGTCGTTGGACGACAATACGAGTATAGGAAGCGGTAACAACAACGTTAAAACCCCGAAGATACCAATGGACTCGGAATCCCAATTAGAAGAATACGTGAACACTCAAGGCGTCAGATTTACCCCGCTCCAGCAGTTGTCCCCTTACGGTGCCCTGTGCGTACGTGAATTATTTCGTTTTCTCGTTTCACTCTGCAGTCCCCTCGACAAGCAAAACACAGAAATAATGATGCACCTGGGACTGAGTCTTCTGCAAGTCGCTCTCGAGATAGCCGCTGATTCGTTGGCTAATTTTCCTTCTCTACTGTCTCTCGCCAAGGACGAATTGTGTAGAAATCTCATATTGCAATTAGGCACCGATCGACTCTCCATCCTCGCAGCCGATCTTCAAGTCTCGTTTTTACTCTTCGAATCGCAACGCGAACACCTCAAATTCCAATTGGAACATTACATACTCAAGCTCATGGAAATCGTAGATTCCGATTCAAACCGAATAACGTACGAGCAACGGGAACTCGCGCTCGAGGCTATAGTCCGGATCTGGCGAGTCCCGGGTCTACCTGCTGAGTTGTATCTCAATTACGATTGTGGCCTCTACTCGACAAACCTTTACGAAGATCTTATGAAGTTACTGTCGAAAAACGCGTCCGCCCTGATGGGTAGCATGTACAGCATACAATTTATATCACTCGAGGCTATAATAAGTCTGGTCGTCGGAATCGAAGCCCGTTGCAAAGGTTATCGGGACTTGTGCAAGCCATCGAGGCACCAAAATACCGAACCATTGCCAACGAGAAGCGAGCTGTTGTCAACGAAAGCCAGCAAGCGATGGCTCGCCCTCGGTACAGAGAAATTCAACGAGAACCCACGCGAGGGCATCGCGAAGCTCACGGAACACGGGCTCCTCAGTACCGTTCCGGGAGGGCCATCGGATCCGGAGAAAATAGCAAAATTGTTACGGGAAAATCCGATGCTTGACAAGAAAGCGATCGGCGAGTACATAAGCAGAAAAGAGAACAAAACGATATTGAATTGTTTCgtgcaaaatttcgatttccataATACAAGAATAGATCAAGCGTTGCGACAATATCTCGAATCATTCAGGCTCCCGGGCGAAGCACCGGTGATTTCATTGTTGCTGGAAAAGTTTGCCGATCACTGGCACGACAGTAACGGGCGTCCATTCGCCTCCGCGGACGCTGCCTTCACTCTAGCTTATGCAGTTATAATGCTCAACGTCGATCAACACAATTACAATGCTAAACGCCAGAGTATTCCAATGACGGCCGAGGAGTTTaagagaaatttaaaaaaggtcGACGGCGGAGCGGATTTCGATCAGGATATGCTCGACGAGATTTACACGTCCATTAAGGGCGAGGAGATCGTGATGCCGGCGGAGCAAACGGGCCTcgtgaaagaaaattatttgtgGAAAGTTTTGCTTCGCCGTGGTGCAAGTCGCGAGAGTATTTATTTGAAAGTTGGAAATTCCGGGGAGTTCGTTGACAAAGAACTCGCTGAACGTGCCTGGGCGCCGATAATAAGCGCTCTGTGTCGCGCTTATGACAAAGCGCCTGACAGATCGTTGCAGCGACGAGTCGCACAGACTTTTCTCAGCTGCGCATCGATAAGCTCGTATTACGCCATGAGCAGCGATCTCGACACTCTCGTAGTAAGTCTTTGCAAATTTACAGGTCTGGCAACCGGCGGTGAGCCCGAGCAGATAGTCCTGCATCTCGGTGGTAGCGGAAGATGTCAATTGGCGGCACGAACCCTCTTCAAAATAACCCACCTGTACGGGAACGGCTTGAGATCCTCGTGGAAGAACATCATCGATTCGCTGCAAACTCTTCACAAGGCTCGACTGCTACCGAAGGCGATGACCGAGGGTGAAGACTTTTTGGAAACCGGCGGCAGAGTATCTCTCATAAGAGAACCAACGACTCCGAAAGCGCCTCCCGTTGAGCAGGGAATATTATCCAGTTTGTATTCTTACATAGCTCTGGAAACGACGCGACCGCCCCATCCGGCTGAAGCAATGACGCGAAAGAGAGCGACCGATTGCATTGCTAACTGTTATCTAAAGCAAATTATCGAAGAAAGCAAATTTTTGGAGGTGGACTCGCTGAGATCCCTGATCGGGGCTCTCGTCTCTGTGAATCCTCACGACGAGGATATATCAGTTTTTATTCTTGAACTTTTGCTCGACGTGACGATCCAaaatcgagatcgagtgatgtgCGTCTGGCCCATAGTCCAAGCTCATTTGGACGGTTTACTGACGACCGCGGCTCGCGAGAACCATCCGTATTTGTTGGAAAGAGTAGCGGTTGGGATGCTCCGGTTGGCGATAAGATTATTGCGAGGAGAGGAATTCGCTTGGACGGTTTTGCCTCCGCTGATGCCGATCACGCTTTTACCGTCAGCTACGACCCCCCCTCTCTCGCGGCAGATCGCCTACGGCCTATTTGAACTACTAAAAACGGGGGCTGCCAATATTCATAGCTCCGAAGATTGGAAAGTCGTGTTTGCTCTTCTCGAGTGTGCGGGTGCTGGCGCGCTGCAGCCGAAACAGCAGCAGAACGCCACCGGGGCTAATAACAATGTTAGTAACAATTCAGCCGAGGAAACCTCGGCTCCGAGCGCGAGAACATCCGTTTTGGATCAAAGGCCCGTATCGCCCATTCCCGAATGGGTTCTAGTCTCTCCGACCGGCACAGAAGCTCCTTTACCAGTTGCAGCGGACACGATAATACTCGATCGTGATTTGCAGCCCCACGATCCAGTTGCCCTCGCCAAATGTTGCGAGAGTTTGGTCTTCCTGGTTCGAGACGTCGCTCACGTGACGCCCTTCAACTTCGAGCTTTGCATCCGCTGCGTCAGGACGTTCGGCGAAGCCGTTTTGCAGAACAACAGCACAACCAAGCGAGGAAGAGTCAACTCTTCGGTCGGCGACACAGCGACGAATCCGGCTTATCAACAAGCCCCTCTGCAGTTGCTCGATCTCATGCACACCCTGCACACCAGGACCGCTCAGATATTCAACTGGTGGGCCGAGGAAAACGGTCAAAAGAGCGACGAGATTGCCTCCCTCTGGCCGCAAGCTTGGAAGCCTCTGCTCCAGGGGATCGCTCGCTTGTGCTCCGACTCCAGACGCCCCGTCCGAGCATCCGCCATCACTTTTCTCCAAAGCACACTCCTGGCCCACGACTTGGCACAATTAACAGCCATCGAGTGGTCCCAGTGCCTCGAGCAAGTCCTGTTCCCCCTGCTCGCCCAACTCCTCGACCCCGTCGCTCCCAACGATCCATCCGGTATCGAGGAGACTCGGGTCCGGGCTGCCATGCTTTTGTCCAAAGTGTTCCTTCACCATTTAACGCCCCTGCTCACCCTTCCGGGTTTCCTTCCATTGTGGCTGACCGTTCTTGACCTACTGAGGGCTTACATGCACGCCGACAACAGCGAATTGCTCTTCGAAGCTATTCCTGAATCTTTGAAAAACATGCTCTTGGTCATGTCCTCGACTAACGTACTGACTCCAACTTCCAGTCTCTGGGAACCCACCTGGCGCACGATCAATGCTTTTCTCCCAAACCTACGAAGCGAACTCTTCCCCGAGCCTTCGAACGTCGAGAACAGCCCCATCAACCAAGCGTCCTCGGATAGCCGGCCTAAATCACCACAGGGCCCGGTCATCAGTCTCGTCGAACAGGAACAACCGGCTTTCCAGAATTCTATCGCACCTCAACCGGAAATACCGAGACAGAGGTTGAACGATTGCGGGGGTAGTTCTAATTACATTCCTATTAATATTACTTCTTGTGCTCCTGAGATTGGAACGTCGACTGGACTCCCAGCAATTCCTGTTCTCCTCTCAAACGTTGGAACGCAGGAAGAAACCTCGAGAAGCCAGGAGACAGCGAATAGTCAAATTATGGATATCCCAAAACCGGAAGCTCCTCAGGATGTAACCGAGCCTCGTGTCATTAGCCTTTTGGGCCAAGAACAACCGTCCTTCACTGGTCAAATTGCCCTTCAACCGGAAATGTTCCAAGAATCAAGCCGGGTTTTAGGAAATTCAGTCAATTTTTCTTCGCCGACTGACCACGGTGGGAACTTGAGCTATCCTAACGCTTCTAGCCTTCCGAGTGATGTCCTTGAGTCAAAAGAACACCAGCAAGTCGTCAATCTCTTGAATCAACCACCGCCAAGCGTTTCCAGCCCCGTTGCCGTTCAGCCAACCGCTCAATCCTTCGATTTTTATCGCATCGCAGAACACTCTCCTGATTCATCGATATTGATGAAGACTCCTGATCGACAAGCTTGGGATACCCCCGTGGTTGAAACGCTTCCGGACAACCAGAAGTTTCGGGATTTGGAAATTTCCTCCGAATATGTCAACGACCCTGTTGCTTCCGAACACTTGACCAAGTCGACATTTGAG ATTCAAACGGAAGATTCTAAAGTGTCAACGGTAACGGCGCCATCCGCATCATCAGTGACGACAACGATGTTCAATTCAGCGGCGTATTTCAGCGAGGATCCAGCCGCCGATCGTTTGTTCGTTGTGACAAATCCTTGA
- the LOC122413285 gene encoding uncharacterized protein yields MSHRSCCVVTCKNTSRKNDCKFYKFPTAKWKINQRNKWIAAVRRQNVDGSPWIPKPYNYICSDHFIGGKKSEEESSPSYAPTIFPPIYKSSKDDESSALNRCKSLVDRRLKRILPSTTHTEPKIVEFVQIMIKSPPIILTEPTVDQECQVNFYSESDVNSKTFICNRYVNKDINHAEIQTEIVEDTKLIKIEDRE; encoded by the exons ATGAGTCACCGGAGTTGCTGTGTTGTGACTTGTAAAAATacatcgagaaaaaatgattgtaaattttataaatttccaaCGGctaaatggaaaataaatcaaaGAAATAAATGGATAGCTGCAGTAAGAAGGCAAAA tgTTGATGGATCACCGTGGATTCCCAAACCATATAATTACATTTGTAGTGATCATTTTATtggagggaaaaaatctgAAGAGGAGTCAAGTCCTAGCTATGCTCCAACCATATTCCCTCCGATCTACAAATCTTCAAAAGATGATGAATCTTCAGCTCTAAACAg GTGCAAGAGTTTAGTGGACCGTCGATTAAAAAGAATATTACCATCAACAACTCATACTGAGCCGAAGATTGTTGAATTCGTTCAGATAATGATTAAAAGTCCTCCAATTATTTTAACCGAACCTACAGTTGACCAAGAGTGTCAAGTAAATTTTTACTCAGAGTCCGATGTTAAttcaaaaacatttatttgcaaTCGATATGTCAATAAAGACATAAATCATGCTGAAATTCAAACAGAAATTGTCGAAGAtacaaaattgataaaaatagaagatcgagaataa
- the LOC122413281 gene encoding BUD13 homolog isoform X1: MDKTGNMKMSQKEYLRKYLSEKDDGAAKRKKKKKTKVGSKTVKIIDDDVDIRNMRPIEQGEFSILNNTEDAPQIVGVIDERGPVDFADKRRWRIIADDGEGNVACDSNENYGSMDGASRVETWKNSSENGKSSKFRDSSPSRNASLDSDLSPLWGNEKKMTNMKHSGKRDGSTKRKKRRESSSDSSQSNSSDFNDRRKSKSKKMSSKDKHDASPIRRSKRESSESDQSPPRKRENERTIDNKEYSGKERRRGNSDSDQSPPRKRKNRDKGEHRGRRKNRGNSDSDQSPPRRRKNHGEEEYRGKTKNRKNSDSDQSPPRKRKNHDEEEYRRKEKNLRNSDSDQSPPRRRKNHDEEESKRKEKNRRNSDSDQSPPRRRKNHDEKEYRRKEKNRRNSDSDQSPPRRRKNHDQDADKEEYSRKKETRRTFVSDSSPPRRSKTEISSKNHSKKSKDSDSDLSPPRAPKNTRIEESRSNRDERTDTRNDARNRRLDERPSRKSRSRWNDDDDDSRAPRGMEPQRKNSGVGGEAKMKKTLDGKTAGLQDARALRIETEAHKKREAAVFKGMSAEVSGVGQAAVFRDRKTGRRRDFAAEAAETREKEKRQAEIDEKYAKWGRGLKQVDDQAEKRERDMYEMSKPLARYANDADLDKALREVEREGDPMAEEIRKRRIKEGKSEPAPAVYQGSYAPNRFGIRPGYRWDGVDRSNGYEKKWFEARNARTALREEAYKWSTADM, encoded by the exons ATGGATAAAACGGGAAACATGAAAATGAGTCAGAAAGAATATTTGCGGAAATATCTCAGTGAAAAAGATGATGGTgcagcgaaaagaaaaaagaagaagaaaacaaaagttGGCTCTAAAAC AGTCAAAATTATTGACGATGATGTTGACATCCGAAATATGAGGCCTATCGAGCAAGGCGAATTTAGCATTCTCAATAACACAGAAGATGCGCCACAGATCGTCGGAGTCATAGATGAGAGAGGACCCGTCGATTTTGCGGATAAGAGAAGATGGAGAATCATAGCGGATGATGGGGAAGGGAACGTTGCTTGTGATTCCAATGAGAATTATGGATCCATGGACGGGGCGTCGAGGGTAGAAACCTGGAAAAACAGTAGCGAAAATGGTAAAAGCAGTAAATTTAGAGATTCGAGTCCCTCCAGGAATGCTTCTTTGGACAGCGATTTATCTCCACTTTGGGGgaacgagaagaaaatgaCTAACATGAAGCATTCGGGCAAGCGTGACGGAtcgacaaaaagaaaaaaaagaagagaatcaAGCAGCGATTCGAGCCAGTCAAATTCGTCCGATTTTAATGATCgaagaaaatcaaaatcaaagaaaatgtCTTCCAAAGATAAACACGATGCGAGCCCAATTCGTAGATCGAAACGCGAAAGCTCCGAATCGGATCAGAGCCCACCGAGGAAGAGGGAAAATGAGCGAACCATTGATAACAAGGAATACAGCGGCAAAGAAAGACGTCGTGGAAATTCTGACTCGGACCAAAGTCCTCCCAGGAAAAGGAAGAATCGCGATAAGGGTGAGCATaggggaagaagaaaaaatcgtggaaattCAGATTCTGACCAGAGTCCACctagaagaagaaaaaaccacGGTGAGGAAGAATATAGggggaaaacgaaaaatcgtaaGAATTCCGATTCGGACCAGAGTCCAcccagaaaaagaaaaaatcacgatGAAGAGGAGTATaggaggaaagagaaaaatcttaGAAATTCCGATTCAGATCAGAGTCCACCcagaagaaggaaaaatcaCGATGAAGAAGAGTctaagagaaaagagaaaaatcgtagAAATTCTGATTCAGATCAGAGTCCGCCCAGAAGAAGgaaaaaccatgatgaaaaaGAGTAcaggagaaaagagaaaaatcgcagAAATTCTGATTCTGATCAGAGTCCGCCCAGAAGAAGGAAAAACCATGACCAAGACGCTGACAAAGAGGAATACAGCAGAAAAAAGGAAACTCGTAGGACTTTCGTTTCGGATTCGAGCCCACCGAGACGATCgaaaacagaaatttcatcgaaaaatcatagtaaaaaatcgaaggacTCCGATTCCGATTTGAGCCCACCGAGAGCTCCGAAAAACACTCGTATCGAGGAGTCGAGAAGCAACCGAGACGAAAGAACTGATACTAGAAACGACGCTCGAAATCGTCGACTCGACGAAAGACCTTCGAGGAAATCAAGATCGCGATggaatgatgatgatgatgattcgAGGGCACCTAGGGGTATGGAACctcaaagaaaaaacagtgGAGTTGGTGGTGAagcaaaaatgaagaaaacactGGATGGCAAAACGGCAGGACTTCAGGACGCCCGTGCCCTCAGGATCGAAACCGAAGCACACAAAAAACGCGAGGCTGCCGTGTTCAAAGGG atGAGCGCAGAAGTGAGCGGTGTCGGACAAGCAGCAGTTTTCCGTGATCGGAAAACTGGTCGGAGACGAGATTTCGCCGCTGAAGCAGCCGAAACCCGGGAAAAGGAGAAACGCCAGGCGGAAATTGACGAGAAATATGCCAAGTGGGGCAGAGG GCTGAAGCAAGTCGACGATCAAGCGGAAAAGCGCGAGCGAGATATGTACGAGATGAGTAAACCTTTGGCGAGATACGCCAACGATGCTGACTTGGATAAAGCTCTTCGAGAGGTCGAGCGAGAGGGTGATCCGATGGCGGAAGAGATTAGGAAGAGACGAATTAAGGAAGGAAAGAGTGAGCCAG CGCCAGCCGTTTACCAAGGTTCTTACGCACCAAATCGTTTCGGCATACGTCCGGGCTATCGTTGGGACGGCGTTGATCGAAGCAACGGTTACGAGAAGAAGTGGTTCGAAGCAAGGAACGCTCGTACAGCCCTTCGAGAGGAAGCCTACAAGTGGAGTACAGCGgacatgtga
- the LOC122413281 gene encoding BUD13 homolog isoform X2 — protein MRPIEQGEFSILNNTEDAPQIVGVIDERGPVDFADKRRWRIIADDGEGNVACDSNENYGSMDGASRVETWKNSSENGKSSKFRDSSPSRNASLDSDLSPLWGNEKKMTNMKHSGKRDGSTKRKKRRESSSDSSQSNSSDFNDRRKSKSKKMSSKDKHDASPIRRSKRESSESDQSPPRKRENERTIDNKEYSGKERRRGNSDSDQSPPRKRKNRDKGEHRGRRKNRGNSDSDQSPPRRRKNHGEEEYRGKTKNRKNSDSDQSPPRKRKNHDEEEYRRKEKNLRNSDSDQSPPRRRKNHDEEESKRKEKNRRNSDSDQSPPRRRKNHDEKEYRRKEKNRRNSDSDQSPPRRRKNHDQDADKEEYSRKKETRRTFVSDSSPPRRSKTEISSKNHSKKSKDSDSDLSPPRAPKNTRIEESRSNRDERTDTRNDARNRRLDERPSRKSRSRWNDDDDDSRAPRGMEPQRKNSGVGGEAKMKKTLDGKTAGLQDARALRIETEAHKKREAAVFKGMSAEVSGVGQAAVFRDRKTGRRRDFAAEAAETREKEKRQAEIDEKYAKWGRGLKQVDDQAEKRERDMYEMSKPLARYANDADLDKALREVEREGDPMAEEIRKRRIKEGKSEPAPAVYQGSYAPNRFGIRPGYRWDGVDRSNGYEKKWFEARNARTALREEAYKWSTADM, from the exons ATGAGGCCTATCGAGCAAGGCGAATTTAGCATTCTCAATAACACAGAAGATGCGCCACAGATCGTCGGAGTCATAGATGAGAGAGGACCCGTCGATTTTGCGGATAAGAGAAGATGGAGAATCATAGCGGATGATGGGGAAGGGAACGTTGCTTGTGATTCCAATGAGAATTATGGATCCATGGACGGGGCGTCGAGGGTAGAAACCTGGAAAAACAGTAGCGAAAATGGTAAAAGCAGTAAATTTAGAGATTCGAGTCCCTCCAGGAATGCTTCTTTGGACAGCGATTTATCTCCACTTTGGGGgaacgagaagaaaatgaCTAACATGAAGCATTCGGGCAAGCGTGACGGAtcgacaaaaagaaaaaaaagaagagaatcaAGCAGCGATTCGAGCCAGTCAAATTCGTCCGATTTTAATGATCgaagaaaatcaaaatcaaagaaaatgtCTTCCAAAGATAAACACGATGCGAGCCCAATTCGTAGATCGAAACGCGAAAGCTCCGAATCGGATCAGAGCCCACCGAGGAAGAGGGAAAATGAGCGAACCATTGATAACAAGGAATACAGCGGCAAAGAAAGACGTCGTGGAAATTCTGACTCGGACCAAAGTCCTCCCAGGAAAAGGAAGAATCGCGATAAGGGTGAGCATaggggaagaagaaaaaatcgtggaaattCAGATTCTGACCAGAGTCCACctagaagaagaaaaaaccacGGTGAGGAAGAATATAGggggaaaacgaaaaatcgtaaGAATTCCGATTCGGACCAGAGTCCAcccagaaaaagaaaaaatcacgatGAAGAGGAGTATaggaggaaagagaaaaatcttaGAAATTCCGATTCAGATCAGAGTCCACCcagaagaaggaaaaatcaCGATGAAGAAGAGTctaagagaaaagagaaaaatcgtagAAATTCTGATTCAGATCAGAGTCCGCCCAGAAGAAGgaaaaaccatgatgaaaaaGAGTAcaggagaaaagagaaaaatcgcagAAATTCTGATTCTGATCAGAGTCCGCCCAGAAGAAGGAAAAACCATGACCAAGACGCTGACAAAGAGGAATACAGCAGAAAAAAGGAAACTCGTAGGACTTTCGTTTCGGATTCGAGCCCACCGAGACGATCgaaaacagaaatttcatcgaaaaatcatagtaaaaaatcgaaggacTCCGATTCCGATTTGAGCCCACCGAGAGCTCCGAAAAACACTCGTATCGAGGAGTCGAGAAGCAACCGAGACGAAAGAACTGATACTAGAAACGACGCTCGAAATCGTCGACTCGACGAAAGACCTTCGAGGAAATCAAGATCGCGATggaatgatgatgatgatgattcgAGGGCACCTAGGGGTATGGAACctcaaagaaaaaacagtgGAGTTGGTGGTGAagcaaaaatgaagaaaacactGGATGGCAAAACGGCAGGACTTCAGGACGCCCGTGCCCTCAGGATCGAAACCGAAGCACACAAAAAACGCGAGGCTGCCGTGTTCAAAGGG atGAGCGCAGAAGTGAGCGGTGTCGGACAAGCAGCAGTTTTCCGTGATCGGAAAACTGGTCGGAGACGAGATTTCGCCGCTGAAGCAGCCGAAACCCGGGAAAAGGAGAAACGCCAGGCGGAAATTGACGAGAAATATGCCAAGTGGGGCAGAGG GCTGAAGCAAGTCGACGATCAAGCGGAAAAGCGCGAGCGAGATATGTACGAGATGAGTAAACCTTTGGCGAGATACGCCAACGATGCTGACTTGGATAAAGCTCTTCGAGAGGTCGAGCGAGAGGGTGATCCGATGGCGGAAGAGATTAGGAAGAGACGAATTAAGGAAGGAAAGAGTGAGCCAG CGCCAGCCGTTTACCAAGGTTCTTACGCACCAAATCGTTTCGGCATACGTCCGGGCTATCGTTGGGACGGCGTTGATCGAAGCAACGGTTACGAGAAGAAGTGGTTCGAAGCAAGGAACGCTCGTACAGCCCTTCGAGAGGAAGCCTACAAGTGGAGTACAGCGgacatgtga